A segment of the Juglans regia cultivar Chandler chromosome 15, Walnut 2.0, whole genome shotgun sequence genome:
tcgggttagggttagggtttggggatgagaatgagaatgatTTGGggcgggttagggttagggtttggggatGAGAATGATTTGGggcgggttagggtttgagataggGAAACTGACCATAACGAACCTTCCTTTAGATCTTCGGAAGATGCTTTCGACGAGAGGCCGTGGTGGAAAGGAATCTGCGGGAGATGAACCCTAACCCGCCGCTGAGTCCCAGAGGGGGAGGGACGCTGAGTCCAGGCTGCTGCTTCGCGCCGACGGAGTCGAGGAAGGAAGGTTCGTGCAGAAGAAAGACAGATTCTCGGGAGGGATTTGAGGGAAACTGAGACTTTCTTTCTCTCTGCGAACGAGAGAAGAGATGGAAACTAGGGaggaaaatgaaggaaggttCGTGAGGAGTCGGGACACTGAGGCGAGTAAAATGATGTGGGTGATTgttgataaaaaacaaaacgaaccgttttgttttttaatgccACGTAAGCCGCATTTGCTCGCCGACTGCATAAGGCGCTTGCAAGAAGCTTTtctgtattaaaaaatactaacaattaTGGTAGCCTGCACTTTAATGTTTAGGGTTAGAACATTGAAAGTGCCCATCTAGAACAATCCAATCCAGAATCTTTCTACAAACTGTTAAGGAATCTGGCCATCTTTGTCAGCTCCTCTGACCTTCAAACAAACCTTTAGGAAACAggagcatgagagagagagaggtaaattGCATCAGAATTATGAATGGGTACAATAATCATCTGATCTCTGCAACTGCAAGAAAAACTATTACTGACAGGTAATTAAATTGGCCATTGATGATGTTTCAAGAAGATCTTCCTTTCCCTCTTCAAAAGTATATGTCTATTTCATTTGCTAAGTGTTTAAGCAACATCCTGTGATGCAGTCCTGCATCTCAATCCTGATCATCAGATACCTACCTATCCCATGCATGTAATCAACCGAGCactcctaaaataaaaaaaatatatatatatatatatatatataatttttatcaaaaattgAAGTCCCAAGTGAGAAAGAGGGTGATGCATGAAGTGGGTCCCACATAATTtattactcattaaaaaaaatatttataccgATAATAAATGTTTGAGATTCACTTCATTTGTCACTCTATCTATTACTTATTGCTATTCagtcttattttaaattaaatttaatatttaaatatttaatttttaaattattaaatttatttcaatttaatatatttttatatatgagatttataatttttttttaattttttataaatatatttaaactcattttaatatttaaatatatctaaatttattttaaataaactctataaaattcactctattattttaactaattactattcataaaaaaaaatttaattcatcacAATTTAACTCAACGTTCAAACAGTTTAAGATGCTTTAAGTTCGGGCGAGAACTTGAAAGACTTTTGATACCTTCTAATTAAAGACTCTCTTATAGTTATTACTAATTCTAGGCCTAGTTCTTCGTCATAGGATTCCAAAAAGTCACCCGcaataattcaaatattttaatgttgcagcagctagctagctagctaggctgcttcttcaatctttttgtttttttcctccttCCCATGTCCTCATCTTTGTCCAGACTGGTGATTTCCTGTTGATCATCGTCTGAATCGTCagggaaaatatttttcattatcttGGTCTACTCATCTGTAAGGGCTAAGATCAAAGATCATGAGCTTTCCTGCTACCATGGGATCTTAGGATACTAAAACAGTAAAGGCGAAAATAGAGATGGTTTTCAACTACTACGGATCTAGCTGCTGGGTcgtccatatattaattatgaagcGAACTCATAGttttaaaatgtcttttttGATCAACATTTACCATCAAAACTAGAATGAAAATTTCTTTACCAACCACTCTAATGCCGGAGTGCCACCTCGATCGGCAACTAAGGGGTGActttaaggagacgtttggattcgaagataatttgaaatgaattgagatggattgtgaatagtaatgagatgagttgtgaatagtagtaaaatttgtaagttaaagttgttgtatagtaatgaataatagtgagatgagttgaaatgagttgagatgagttacgaatCCAAATGTCTCCTAAAGGTGCCACTCACATGGTGGTCGAAAATCGACCACCACGAAGGTCAGCCAATTTCTAGTCACCTTAGTAGTTGTCAGAACCTCATGCCCAACGTTAAGATGGGGTGGCTAtccttcaaattattttattttatttttaatgataaaaatcgtgttttattaaaaaaaaattgtttgttttttaaaaacaaaacttgatttttatttttagaagatTACGATAAACACGTGACAGTTTATGATTAGATCActtgtttttttgttaatgCTAATTAATGGACATAAAACTTGTCAAAGtgacttatttttaattacattacTGAAACCACAAAGTgtaatttctaaaatatatagagagagctagagtaatattaaatataattatagatcgtttaaaaaataataaagttattattaaaaaattaattttttatataaattttatatttctttacttttttcgaagataatttctcataaatatgcgacaaaacaaaatgatattgTAGTCATAGAATATGTAAGTAccgcatatttattttaaaaaaataaatatgagatacacataattttttttaaataataaactttatttttttttaaaaagaatacgcTATGCTTCTAgataacattattaatttacaATCAAATTTATCGACAAATAATAACTCAGGTTCGAAGTTAGATCCATTCGGACCGTTTGGAACAtggatttatataatttatctgagttgagtttaaatttaaatttaatctaatatttaaatatataatttataaattattaaacattactcaatttaagatttttttatacgtaagacttataatattttttaacttaatatttctttatatgcaaaatttataatattttttaattcaatatctCTTTACACACGACAtctattactttttcaacttcttataaatatatttaaactcatcttactatttaaatatatttaaatttatattaaataaatttaataaaatttattttatcatctcaatttactgttatttgttaaaaaaaaaaaaaaaattaacgcaTTTCACTCTGCTCGACATCTAAACGAGGCCTCACGAATAAATTTAAGTGGAGAGGGCAAAACCGCCGCACTGGTGCAGGAGAGGGAGACGTGCCTCACGCGCGGCCTACAAAATTCCGATCCAGTTGCAAAAAAGGTGCGCGCGTGCAGCGAACGATCAATGGGAAAGAGAAGGAGAGCGGCTGGCTATTccctttggatttttttggtggaagaatttttatttttttatttttattttttattaaaaagctgATTTCAacggagagaaaaagaaagcgCAAAAAACACTTCGAAAAGTGACACAATATAGCCTCACGCGCCTCCGATTTCACGTGCGAATCACATTCCTTATTGCGAAACTAGAAACTGAACAGAGTGGGACCACTCTTGCGCGTGGGGCAAATCTTATCCAACGCGCTGTGTGCCCTAATCCTAATCACCTGCAAGCGAGAATTCGACGTCTTATCCTGAGAACTCAGAAACCCCAACCCCTGTCCATATATCATCGACCATGCCCCTCCCGATTTTCCCCCAACTCGGATCTTTAATCGGTTGACTCGTCCTTCTTCGCCCATAGAATCCAAGATCGCCTTGCTCGGTAAGTCGCAATCTCATCTCCGTCTTTTTTATCGCTCGGATTCAGATCTGTAATATATTCttgtatatgtgtgtatgtgtgtttttAGATTTCGTATATTTATGGTTGGATTTGTTTTGAAGGTTAAGTATGGAGCCGATGGATATCGTCGGGAAGTCCAAAGAGGATGCTTCGCTTCCGAAAGGTTTATTTTTTGGGGTTTTCGTTTCTCTGGGCTCTTTccgttttgattttatttttattttgtgcttttcgctaatttctttaaattttcgTTTTCTTGTTGTCTGTTTGTTAGTTATTTTCCAAGGAAACATGGCTGAATTTGATTTATTAGGATATAAAATGAGTAGTAGAATAGAATAGTGTTCTGTTTCGGTTCAGTGGATTATCTTTCTTATGGGTTTATACAGttggtattatatataattcaatgaAATAGCTTTGTAGCTATAGGCTGTACCTTCATTTTGATTGATTTATAAGTTTTCACTTGAGGTAAGAGCACGGTATAGGTGTATGCTTTGTTGACCTTTAGAAAATTCATGAAGGAATGTGATTCATGCAATAGTAGGTTAACGCACTGAAAAAAGAGAAGGGAGGTGGGGAGTCGAGCAAATGTAAAGAAAGCAAAGTAGTTAGGAAGCTACTGATATTACATATTGGGGGCATCTATTTCAGTCGTTTGGTGGCTAGAAATGTCAAGAGATGTTTGTTTAGGCACAGACATGGAAAGGAACTATTTGCTTAAATTGAACTTGTGCTTTGCTTTGAGTTTAGAATGGTGTGTGCTGGGATGTATAATTCTTGTTCCTTGTGCATTAAATTAACTGTAAAATAGCAGCACTAAGAGAGAATAGAGGAGCCTTctctatgcatatatataaatttatgttcaCACAGTTTATGCTTCTTGATTTGGTGTACCCAATTACTTTATTGATGCAAACCATGGTTTCTATCCAGCAACAATGACCAAAATCATCAAGGAGATGCTGCCGCCAGATGTACGTGTTGCAAGAGATGCCCAAGATCTTTTAATCGAGTGTTGTGTAGGTGAGAAAAAGTGATGATTTCTTTCTAGTTTTAATATTGAATTAATCTTTCTTGATGGGTTAATGCAACTGGCACTCAAGATTGAAGTTTGAATGCATggacttatattttattttttgtttatgggAAGAGGAGTTGCCATTTGGTCCAAGGACTGTTGTTGTAGATTCATTGTTCAGATAGGTGTGATCccacttttttgttttagaaaagttataatttgGTATTTAGTTTTAATTGGAGCATCATTGAGTTTAGCTCAATTGTGTTGCAATAAGGCAGAAGCTACTAAAGCTTGCATCTCAGCAACTTTTAACCCCAAAGAGAATTTGTGAATCGATTCTTAGTTGTTGTTCTTGAAACCCTTGCTATCCACTTCATGATTCATAATTGAACTTATGTTGCGTTTGGATTTTAAAGACTCAAATTCAAATCTTTCTCCCCAAATCCATGATTTCAAACtccttatttgaaaatttaatttgaaattccaATTTAAAATCTAATCTAGATCTAAATCCAAATTCttctatccaaacacaaccttagggAAATGCATCCCTTGCCTTCGTGCATTACCACAAGGCCTCTGCTGCTTCCAAGAACCCCTATATGGGGAATTTCTTTTTTGGTCACTTGTGTTTCCTATATTATGAGGTATGACTTGGCAACGTACCACAGAAAATTCTACGTGTTTTTTAAACTCGCCTTGAATTATCAATAAAGTCTCTGTGCCTTTCCTGCTTTTTTACACCTGACCTTCTCACAGTCCTACTGAGACTGCCTTTGACGTGAGCAGACTTAAGCCTTTCTAATTGGAATGTAAAGTAAGGGACATATTGGCAATGTTCATTATCTCTCCCTATCTGCCATTTGGATGCAGAGAATAAATTGTGTTTATTGTCTTCTCATTACCATTGATACTCCTGTTAAGGAATAGTTTGTGCATAGGCTTTGAGGCTTGAACAAAAGCTGAATAAATCAAACTTTGGCTAGGTTAAAACTATAGTTGACAGagagtttatattttaattgtattgaATGACTTTCTGAGTTTTTAACGAATCAAGTAAACACCGTGCAAGTTACTTAGCTTGAACAAAAGCTGAATAAATCAAACTTTGGGTTAAAACAATAGTTGACAGagagtttatattttaattgtattgaATGACTTTCTGAGTTTTTAACGAATCAAGTAAACACCGTGCAAGTTACTTAGATCTTTCAGTGTGTTATTCCTAAACAACTCGTAGACCTTCTACCTCCACACAGTATTGCTCAGTGAGGCTTTTGCCCATTGCTGAAGTGTCCGCACCACTTCCTCTCACTGTAGTCCtgctttattaattttcctGCTTGCTGCAGAATCTAATGTATTCCTTTGGTGGTTTTGACATACTATCTACTGCAAACTATGTTAGTATATTAGTACACTCCAAATTGAACCACCAATTGGTTGCTAGTTTATTTTAGATGTTCAATCAATGTTTTCATTTCTATACTGATTAGAGATTTGTCCTCTATTCTACACTCTTGCAGAGTTTATAAACCTCATCTCATCAGAATCTAATGAAGTTTGTGgcagagaggagaaaagaactATTGCACCTGAGCATGTACTCAAGGCTTTAGAGGTTTCTGACATCATATGTCTTATCTTGAATGTTGTGTTGTGATGAGTAGTGGTTCTCTGTCCATGATGCATGTCCACTTCCATCTTTTAGTCTTCCAGTACTTTTATGTGTACTGTTTCTTATTTCTGTACAGTGTTTGAGATTTCATGTACATGATTTTGAATTCCATCGATTGTGATAAAATCCTGCTTGACATTGTCCACAAGTTTTGGCACCTTGTTTCTCAATCTATTTCCATGTGACCCTAAGCCATACATCCTACTCTCGAGGGACTATATGTGCTTTTGAAAATTACACTTTGCCTATCCTACTCTTGACGATCTGGTTAACATGCTAAATATGATTGACATGGCAGAAGTTGTTTTACCTGAAATTCGCATTATGCTTCTTTTCTGCCTCGATAatgttgattttaaaaaattgcgagcagttctgttttttttttagcccCATTGTTATGGGAGACTAAACATTCTGTGTTGatatatatctttaaaataattctGTGATGGCTCACACATGAATTTTATTATCAGGTTCTTGGATTTGGTGAGTACATTGAGGAGGTTTACGCAGCTTACGAACAGCACAAGATTGAGACCATGGTAACTTGTCATTACTTTATGCTCCTTATGGAGGTTCACTTGTTGCAAGACTGATCTCTTGAAAACTGTACTGCACAAATAGCTGTGAAAATAGAGATTAGCTATTGGTGCAATTGGATCAAGCATTGTTTTTTTCCAACccaatttttctctcttttcttgtcTGACATGACAAATTTTTTCTGATGCCCTCCCTTCCCTCGCTCTTGTTTTCGGTGTACATATTTCTTACTACTGGTTGTTTTAAAATGGACAATTGAACTGGTGAATTAGACAGGTGGTGATACACAGTCTAACTTGGCCAAGTGGTTAATTCTTGATGACATTTCGGGAATGTTTTCCAGCAGGACTCTCTAAAAGGTGGCAAGTGGAGCAATGGAGCCGAGATGACTGAGGAAGAAGCATTGGCCGAGCAACAGAGAATGTTTGCAGAGGCTCGTGCAAGAATGAATGGTGGGGCTGCTCCCCCAAAGCAACCCGATCCTGACCAAACCATAGAGAGCTGACTCTAGgatctttattttcttagcCATAGGCAAGCATCCTTGACTCTCTTCCATCCGTGCTTCTAATATCTCTTATGTTATGTACAAAATATCCTTGACAAGTTTGCTGGTCTATAGGATATGGGCACTTCAATTTGTATTCTATTTATGAATCCATGCCTATAAGCTAATGTAATTAGTGAGTGTTTGTTCAACCAATCGCTTCTTTCAGAACCATTTGTAATTATTCAGGTCCTTGGGGTTTGGACTT
Coding sequences within it:
- the LOC109017784 gene encoding protein Dr1 homolog isoform X1, with protein sequence MEPMDIVGKSKEDASLPKATMTKIIKEMLPPDVRVARDAQDLLIECCVEFINLISSESNEVCGREEKRTIAPEHVLKALEVLGFGEYIEEVYAAYEQHKIETMQDSLKGGKWSNGAEMTEEEALAEQQRMFAEARARMNGGAAPPKQPDPDQTIES
- the LOC109017784 gene encoding protein Dr1 homolog isoform X2, encoding MEPMDIVGKSKEDASLPKATMTKIIKEMLPPDVRVARDAQDLLIECCVEFINLISSESNEVCGREEKRTIAPEHVLKALEVLGFGEYIEEVYAAYEQHKIETMDSLKGGKWSNGAEMTEEEALAEQQRMFAEARARMNGGAAPPKQPDPDQTIES